In the Cylindrospermopsis raciborskii Cr2010 genome, TACCAGTGGTTGTTGACCAACATTAAATTATTGAGGAATAAGCAGTTTGACCAGCTGGATTTAGAAAATTTAATTGAGGAATTAACTGACCTGGGTAACGAGAAAAAAAATGCAGTAGAAAGTTGGTTGCAACAGGTTATTAGACACTTATTACTCTATCAGTATTGGCATGTGGAAATTGAGAGAAGTTCCGGACATTGGCAAGCGGAAATTTACAACTTTCGAGATCAGGTAAATAGTAAATTAACCAGTAAACTACGTAGCCATCTAGTTGCAGAAATGCCAAAGATTTATCAAAGAGCTTTAGGTTACGTACAACGAAAAACAAACCATCAAATTGATTTTCCTAGAGAATCTCCCTATAGTCTAGAACAATTGCTAGATATTAATTATCTTGGTTAACTAAGTGGGTGGAATTAAACACAAGATCAACGTAGGTTGGGTTAAGGAACGAAACCCAACGCCCCCATGGGTTACCTTACCGCTACTTAACCATCAGTAAATGAACAGCTTAGAGGTAAATTATGAGTATTGGCAATTCAGAAGACCTAGGATTAGCAGATTTACA is a window encoding:
- a CDS encoding DUF29 domain-containing protein; the encoded protein is MSVGNLEDLGLGDLQQLHETDDYQWLLTNIKLLRNKQFDQLDLENLIEELTDLGNEKKNAVESWLQQVIRHLLLYQYWHVEIERSSGHWQAEIYNFRDQVNSKLTSKLRSHLVAEMPKIYQRALGYVQRKTNHQIDFPRESPYSLEQLLDINYLG